The following coding sequences lie in one Arachis hypogaea cultivar Tifrunner chromosome 4, arahy.Tifrunner.gnm2.J5K5, whole genome shotgun sequence genomic window:
- the LOC112796880 gene encoding L-type lectin-domain containing receptor kinase VIII.2, with protein sequence MASFSTSHCIIAFTFLNLFLKIQALNPVPSFSFTDLGKDPIFKQSVALYGNARVVNGESEVMLSGSGKVMRKNPIKLVDAASKGLVSFSTYFAFSISFNEGGDGLAFVMVPSGSEGEFFGNNSSGFSLGLKGKSGFDVVGIEFSIANRGSASFNVAIKVGDSVPAKKSNVSSVVRSGEKMHAWIDYVASSRRLEVRLNQFGHSRPYDPIIWHSIDFPSVWESKEMFVGFSPVKKHDNINSSQACFLYSWSFVLRIFPHWMHSEPVDPKVLATKETEAPVVKPKSDCLLRILAAMIFGAGCGALTAFVVLYVWTIFGNRRPVMPEEYVMQPMDFEYKKVDVVVDKPIKGAKE encoded by the coding sequence ATGGCCTCATTTTCCACTTCTCACTGCATCATTGCCTTCACATTCCTCAACTTGTTCCTCAAAATCCAAGCTTTGAACCCAGTTCCATCTTTTTCGTTCACAGACTTGGGAAAAGATCCAATTTTCAAGCAAAGTGTAGCACTTTATGGTAATGCAAGGGTTGTCAATGGCGAGTCTGAGGTTATGCTCTCTGGGTCTGGCAAAGTGATGAGAAAGAACCCCATCAAGCTTGTTGATGCTGCATCAAAGGGTTTGGTCTCATTTTCAACCTACTTTGCTTTTTCAATTTCCTTCAATGAGGGTGGGGATGGCTTGGCTTTTGTTATGGTTCCAAGTGGTTCTGAAGGTGAGTTTTTTGGTAATAACTCATCAGGGTTCTCTCTTGGATTGAAAGGAAAAAGCGGATTTGATGTTGTTGGTATTGAGTTTAGTATTGCAAATAGGGGTTCTGCTAGTTTTAATGTGGCCATTAAGGTTGGTGATTCAGTTCCTGCTAAAAAAAGCAATGTTTCTTCTGTTGTAAGAAGTGGTGAAAAAATGCATGCTTGGATTGATTATGTTGCAAGTTCTAGGAGATTAGAAGTTAGATTGAATCAATTTGGTCATTCAAGGCCATATGATCCAATTATATGGCATTCAATTGATTTCCCAAGTGTTTGGGAGTCCAAAGAAATGTTTGTGGGATTTAGTCCAGTGAAAAAGCATGATAATATTAATAGCTCTCAAGCATGCTTTCTCTATTCGTGGAGCTTTGTTTTGAGGATTTTCCCGCATTGGATGCACTCCGAGCCGGTTGATCCGAAGGTCCTTGCTACCAAGGAAACTGAGGCTCCAGTGGTGAAACCAAAGAGTGACTGCCTTTTGAGAATTCTTGCTGCTATGATATTCGGTGCCGGATGTGGAGCTTTGACAGCATTTGTTGTGCTTTATGTGTGGACCATCTTCGGCAATAGACGTCCGGTGATGCCGGAGGAGTATGTTATGCAGCCAATGGATTTCGAGTACAAGAAAGTCGACGTTGTTGTAGATAAACCCATCAAAGGTGCTAAGGAGTAG